The proteins below are encoded in one region of Candidatus Binataceae bacterium:
- a CDS encoding enoyl-CoA hydratase-related protein codes for MPYSDLVFELDDRIAHITLNRPQAANTLSLEMSRELLDAAIHCEEEGARAVLLSGAGRMFCAGGDLRSFATRQGISLTTYVTETLTALHAALSRLTRMDAPVIAAVHGSAAGAGFSLICACDLVLAATSARFTMAYTRSGLTPDGSATYFLPRLVGLRRALELTLTNRVLSAQEACQWGLVTRVVGEDELPAAAMELAQQLAQGPTGAFGATKRLLQQSFGERLESQLENEARAILKALAGAESREGITAFLEKRSPNFK; via the coding sequence CATCACGCTCAACCGGCCGCAGGCGGCCAATACCCTGAGCCTGGAGATGTCGCGTGAGCTTTTGGACGCCGCCATACACTGCGAGGAAGAGGGGGCCCGCGCGGTCCTGCTCAGCGGCGCAGGCCGAATGTTCTGCGCCGGCGGCGACCTGCGCAGCTTCGCTACCCGCCAGGGGATATCTCTGACCACGTACGTAACTGAGACCCTGACCGCCCTCCACGCCGCGCTCTCGCGCCTGACCCGGATGGACGCGCCCGTAATCGCCGCCGTGCATGGCAGCGCGGCCGGCGCCGGCTTCAGCCTGATCTGCGCCTGCGACCTGGTACTGGCCGCAACCTCGGCTCGCTTCACCATGGCCTATACTCGCTCTGGCCTGACCCCCGACGGCTCGGCCACCTATTTTCTACCTCGCCTGGTCGGCCTGCGCCGAGCCTTGGAGTTGACCCTCACCAACCGCGTTCTCAGCGCCCAGGAAGCTTGCCAATGGGGCTTGGTAACGCGCGTGGTGGGCGAGGACGAATTGCCCGCGGCAGCCATGGAGTTGGCTCAGCAGTTGGCACAGGGACCAACCGGCGCCTTCGGCGCCACCAAGCGCTTGCTTCAGCAAAGTTTCGGGGAGCGGTTGGAATCCCAGCTGGAAAACGAAGCACGGGCGATCCTCAAGGCCCTGGCCGGAGCAGAAAGCCGCGAGGGGATCACGGCATTTCTGGAAAAGCGCAGTCCCAACTTCAAGTAA
- a CDS encoding isocitrate lyase/PEP mutase family protein, translated as MAMDEIARKRRQFRDILARPKLTMMPGGFSPLYARMAQEIGFECFFLAGSQLSAFLYGVPDNGIIGLRDLVDHARHMAARCEIPILVDADTGFGNAVNVHFSVQEIIRSGVAAMQIEDQEAPKKSATSAGRRCISLEEAIGKYQAAVAARNAIDPDFVICARCDILGAEGGSFEETLRRCVAYVTEGGADFVWLNSVQTREQLRRACAEIPAPVLAIWGGDEEPPSNEEYEQLGLRIALYPVCAATAGLQGSWELLSDLNARGSVALRDFDRRAAANPWGRPNQRKLVGGDQIREIEERFLPTTARRDYDRTWGHKTTYVEQPQSQPPKARH; from the coding sequence ATGGCGATGGATGAGATAGCTCGTAAACGGCGCCAATTTCGCGATATCCTGGCTCGCCCGAAGCTGACCATGATGCCTGGTGGGTTCAGCCCGCTATACGCCCGGATGGCGCAAGAGATCGGATTTGAATGCTTTTTTCTGGCCGGCTCTCAACTGAGCGCATTTCTTTATGGCGTGCCGGACAACGGCATCATTGGGCTGCGCGATTTGGTTGACCATGCCCGCCACATGGCGGCACGCTGCGAGATTCCTATTCTGGTGGACGCCGACACCGGGTTTGGGAACGCCGTCAACGTCCATTTCTCGGTCCAGGAGATTATTCGCAGCGGTGTGGCCGCAATGCAGATAGAGGACCAGGAAGCGCCCAAGAAGTCCGCCACTTCGGCGGGCCGGCGCTGTATCTCACTCGAAGAGGCGATCGGCAAATACCAAGCCGCGGTGGCGGCCCGCAACGCGATCGACCCCGACTTCGTGATCTGCGCGCGCTGCGACATTCTGGGCGCCGAGGGCGGCAGCTTCGAGGAAACCCTGCGCCGTTGCGTCGCATATGTAACCGAAGGCGGAGCCGATTTCGTTTGGCTCAATTCGGTTCAGACCCGCGAGCAGTTGCGCCGCGCCTGCGCCGAAATCCCCGCTCCGGTACTCGCTATCTGGGGCGGCGACGAAGAGCCTCCCTCCAACGAAGAATATGAGCAGCTCGGCCTGCGCATCGCACTGTATCCGGTATGCGCCGCTACGGCCGGCCTACAGGGCTCTTGGGAGCTTTTGAGCGACCTTAACGCACGCGGCTCAGTGGCACTACGCGATTTCGACCGGCGCGCGGCCGCCAATCCCTGGGGTCGCCCCAATCAGCGCAAACTGGTAGGCGGCGATCAGATTCGTGAAATCGAGGAACGCTTCCTGCCCACCACCGCCCGGCGCGATTACGATCGCACCTGGGGACATAAAACGACCTATGTCGAGCAGCCTCAGAGCCAGCCACCCAAGGCCCGCCACTGA
- a CDS encoding glucose 1-dehydrogenase translates to MAKLAGKSALVTGGNSGIGLAIARLFVAEGARVAICGRDPRTLAAAGEELGPNAIALRADLSQADQRHAMFEAIAERLGGLDIVIANAALVTHASVEQTTPEMFAQVMATNVAGVFFLVQEALSMLRDGGAIVLIGSVLADLGRPGFAAYAASKAAVRSLARTLAAELAPRRIRVNVVTPGVVMTPLWERGGEAALTALERWVAAGVAMRRAGRPEEIAHAVLFVASDDASYVQGAELLVDGGVKELMGGAPAFRFT, encoded by the coding sequence ATGGCGAAGCTGGCTGGTAAGAGCGCTCTGGTGACGGGCGGCAATAGTGGTATCGGCTTGGCGATCGCGCGCTTGTTCGTCGCCGAAGGCGCGCGCGTGGCGATCTGCGGGCGGGATCCCCGCACGCTGGCGGCCGCGGGCGAGGAGCTGGGCCCCAATGCGATCGCTTTGCGCGCCGATCTCAGCCAAGCTGACCAGCGTCACGCCATGTTCGAGGCTATCGCCGAGCGCTTGGGCGGTCTCGATATCGTGATTGCCAATGCTGCCTTGGTGACGCATGCGTCGGTGGAACAAACTACTCCCGAAATGTTTGCCCAGGTTATGGCGACCAACGTTGCGGGGGTCTTCTTTCTGGTCCAGGAGGCGTTGTCCATGCTACGTGACGGCGGTGCCATTGTGCTAATCGGATCGGTACTCGCCGACCTCGGCCGCCCCGGTTTTGCCGCCTACGCGGCCAGCAAGGCAGCGGTGCGATCGCTGGCGCGCACGCTGGCGGCGGAGTTGGCGCCGCGCCGCATCCGGGTCAACGTGGTTACGCCCGGGGTGGTGATGACGCCGCTGTGGGAGCGCGGCGGCGAAGCGGCGCTGACGGCGTTGGAACGCTGGGTGGCGGCGGGGGTCGCGATGCGCCGCGCGGGGCGGCCCGAAGAGATCGCGCACGCTGTGCTGTTTGTGGCCTCCGACGACGCCTCGTATGTGCAAGGTGCGGAATTGCTGGTCGATGGCGGAGTCAAGGAGCTCATGGGCGGTGCCCCTGCCTTTCGCTTTACTTAG
- a CDS encoding alpha/beta fold hydrolase encodes MATFVLVHGAYHGAWCWAAVIGTLERMGHRALALDLPGHGASSFKRADVTLQVYADGLVDFVEQADVRELVLVAHSMGGLPMTMAAPRLASRLKRMIFVDALVLRDGERAADLIPPARARLLEGALTGPDRCLPVSPEFIDLFRRNFIQDGAPALQDFVIAALQPQPLAAYLEAADNRAFFELKVPTDYVALSEDLAQFPRKWHPFYSCRLRNPTVSTIQSGHEVMFTKPIELAQTLVALARQS; translated from the coding sequence ATGGCAACCTTTGTTCTGGTCCATGGCGCCTATCATGGGGCTTGGTGCTGGGCCGCGGTAATCGGCACGTTGGAGCGCATGGGTCACCGCGCCCTGGCCCTGGATCTGCCCGGCCACGGCGCCAGCAGCTTCAAGCGCGCCGACGTCACCTTGCAGGTTTATGCCGACGGCTTGGTTGATTTTGTCGAGCAGGCCGACGTGCGCGAGCTGGTATTGGTGGCCCATTCGATGGGCGGCCTTCCGATGACCATGGCGGCCCCGCGGCTGGCCTCGCGTCTGAAGCGAATGATCTTTGTCGATGCGTTAGTGCTGCGCGACGGCGAGCGCGCCGCTGACCTTATCCCCCCGGCGCGCGCCCGCCTGCTGGAAGGTGCGCTGACAGGGCCCGATCGTTGCCTGCCGGTCAGTCCGGAGTTCATTGATCTCTTTCGCCGCAATTTCATTCAGGATGGCGCACCCGCGCTGCAGGACTTCGTAATCGCGGCGCTGCAGCCGCAGCCGTTGGCGGCCTATCTGGAAGCGGCAGACAACCGCGCTTTCTTCGAGCTGAAAGTGCCCACCGATTACGTCGCTCTGAGCGAAGATCTGGCCCAATTCCCCCGAAAATGGCATCCCTTTTATTCCTGCCGCTTGCGCAATCCCACCGTGAGCACTATTCAAAGCGGTCATGAAGTGATGTTTACCAAGCCAATAGAATTGGCCCAGACCCTGGTTGCGCTAGCGCGGCAGAGTTGA